CTGTTCCAGCACATTAGATTAACACTGGCCTCAAGTTGAATGTACCGCTCTGACGATGCAATATCTTagttttaaagggacagtattacgTGTTTTCCGGCCACATAGTATTATTTTATAGCAGAATCCAGtaactatgttgccttcagttgttataaaaatgctctatatatctaatatgacttaaaataaatctcactTTGTTATTTAACGtgttgaaattgggcctctgtctctttaaaaattcctgctctttctgaaactcagaccttcaggaagtcatcgtAACGTCTGACTTTTATTAAacctttagcaacgtttttaccaggacttcactgagaagtagctcgcagaaagagctcagcagatgtgttgtttcaccaggtgtttgctaattgctgctggctagtctgaaggagctgagtgagtgAGTCCTggaggagggctgctctgtgaggcggaagcttgggggaggaggagctgcgtgtTGAAGGCGgtgctaggtccacccaggcgtcttggacaactgaatggttgccatgaaggttaaaggatttctcaaacttgtgtgaaagaatcaaagcaacactcctggtatgtttttgattgtggaataacattataacatgacttAAAGGTCAAAATAGTAGATTTttgcataatactgcccctttaagttaGCTGGAGAACAATCTTTGGAGTTCAGATCTCCAGAAGACACAGTGAGTTTATCTCAGTCTAGTCACACACAGCCGGGTGTTATCTGTATCTGAGCCTTCTGAAATATTAATCCTCCCACAGCTGAATTATTTACTGTTGCACTGACTTGGTTTCACCTCAACACAAACGTCgatgtgtttgcatgtgtgacAGGAAATGCGACGGCGTTCTAGAAAGAAGAGTGCAGTTCTGGGAGTTCTGCTACTCGTCACTGTCCTGTACTACTTCTATCCGTTCGAATTCCTCCTCACGGTGAGATCCCCGagctaaacaaaaaatgagGTGAATCCTGTCCAACAGGAAACGACACCTGGAAGTGTTTGAGTCTGCTCTGTTTTCCCCTCCAGATGTGGTTCCACCGAACAAGCAAACATTGGTCGTTTGTGTCTTTCAGGGTTTGACTAGATCGCCTCCAAAGCAACTGAGCTGGCAGGTGGAGAGGCTCGTCAGTAAGGAGTCCTGGGCGGAGCAGGGAGATTATCTGCCTCTCAATGTGTCCTATCAGCTGCTGGCAGGAACGCCATCGACTCAGCAGAGTGAGTTCCACTCACAGTTGGCTAGTAACTGGTtatatttactcagttacacttaattgagtaaaattatggggggaaaaaattcttttaggagtatttttactatgctgtactttttacttttacttgagtatttaTATTATGTGTCACTACTCTTTGAGTAAAATTCCTGGATCCTCTGCCCACTGAGAGTAActccactgaatgaagaacaaacttgttttaaccaaaacttcaccacacatatacacacacacacacacacacacacacccctgcagtTCATATTAAAGTTTTACACATCGAAAGAATTTGATTTGGTTTCTTTTGCCcgagtttattttacacatatgttatttatatgaatcaTCATGTAGGTCTGTAAATATCAAAATCTCCACGTCACATCGTTGATCTCAGTAAAAGGTAGCGATATTGACTGACTAACAGTTACACCAAGCCCCCAGCTCACACTGGTCCAAAACACACTGATGAGCCCCAAGATGTTTGGAAAATAttcactgcaaaagcacaaaatcttaccaagtatgtttttggtctagtttctggtgaaaatatcttggttaacttgaattaagacaaaacaaacttataaaAAACGTTTCTGCAATATATAGAATCAATCTGTCGATCGATCGAGTTGGGGGTGATcgatctgtgaaaagatcgatcacCCCCAATTTCTCCCTgagctgcttttttttatttttagacattaatattgatttaaaaaaagtatcaGTTCCActatcagattatttcacttaagaCAGCAAATTTTTCCCAAATAATCTATCAAAGGAATtagtacttttttaaacatcaatattaagaaagaatTGATTTcgaacaagctcctatatcttgttaaaaagttacttgtaagttaggtttgtcttatttgaagtgtactgagatatctGCACTAtgaactagaccaaaaacacttggtaagattttgttttgttgcagtatCTTGAggactgatgagacaaaagcTGAATTTTGGAAGGTGTGACCCCCTTGCATCAAGTGAAAACCTAACAGAGCtcttcacaataaaaacaacatacctGCAGTCAGACATGATGGTGGGTGTGTGATGATTCTGGACCTTGCTCTATTGATGGAACCGTCAATTCATGTCTCGTAAAATGACCGTATCAGTTCGTGACTTAAAGCTCAGTCTCTTGTTTTATGTAGCAGGACGAAGATGAAGCAAACCACCAAGCCCACCTCTGGATATCtcagaaaacccaaaactaaAGGAAGGTTTTAGAGTAGCCTGGAAAAAGCCCACGGTTAAATCTGATTGAAATGCTGTGTCGTGACTGTAAATAGGCCGTCCATGTCCGAAAACCCTGCAATGGGAACAATTCTGCAAGGAGGAATGGGCCACAATTGCTCCACAAACACTTGATGCCAGTTGCTGCCATACGGCTAGGACGGTTAAGATTGGCTCTTCTcttttaaaacataacatttttattaatttagtattaataaaaaaatcaacagtcAAATTCAGTTGTTTTAGAACAATTAAATGAACTCTAAATGACACCATTAACAAAGTGAGTGTTCTGGCCCTCTAAACCTCACTAAACCTCTGACATTATAAACCTGATTGTATAAAACCCCGTCGGCGTCTCtcaccctcctcctctctgtagcaacactttgtaaaaaaaacaaactgtaaagcAGATTACAGTCTGCCTCTGTCCATCAACTAATGCCTTTAAAAAGACTCcatcattaaaaatgcatgaaataaagtgacaaatccatttatctgtttttttccaatttaacTACAGCAGTAGTCATTTTAAGTGTATCAATAATTTGAGGggttgtgtgttttattaaaagacaaaaatcagcATTTGTTGGGTTTAGAATATTAGATTATAAAAAGAATTACCTCATAAACTCCTCCGTCTCactatttataaaacattatatttgtCTGCCTAGGATTGTATTCGATAAGTTAGAATATTGCTACATTTCAGTAACTCTGCCCttaatttatgtttataaagattttctgcttacagttaatgaaaatgatATTTAGAATTACATCagtcattacattttaaatggagAAATGCAAACTTAATGAAAATgatgtttaaagctgcagctgtctcCATGTCGTGACGGCATGTTATGAGatggataatctgtgaaaagatcgatctcccCCAACTCCTCCCTGAGTTGCTATTGCCGTTTGAAGAAATGCACAACaaccgaccaaaaacaaccaatcagagccaggaggaggggcttagcgctgtcagtcaacctcatgtactcactgctCAATGTtttaatggtggagaaacaacgtTTTTCCTTACAGGAAACCAGTTTATCCGCCATCATCTGTGGCactgctaactagcctgagcatccAGGCTAGTTAGCAGTGTAGCAAAGAACAGAGgatgtcaatttaaaaaaaaataaaaaattccccACATATTATCcatctcataccatactgtcatggcatgttttaacaaatatgttatatatatatatatatatatatatatatatcataaaagttacatactgcagcattaatattgaataaaagttgttattttcaaaaagtactttTCAGGACACGTTCTAATTCATTAATATGACTGTATGTAGATTTTCATTCCCGTCTGGATACATTTCAGAGTTCCTAACCATCGGCATGTCGTCAGTCAAGCGGAAGAAGGGCAGCTACCTGGTTCCCACGCTGCAGTCGCTCTTCTCTCAGTCGTCTCCTGAAGAGCGCTCCtccatggtggtggtggtgctgATCGCAGACTTCGACGTTCGCTGGGTAACCAGTACCGTCAGGGAAATCAACTCAACGTTTGCCTCTGAACTGGACCGAGGCCAGCTTTTAGCCATCCACGTGACCCAGAAGTGGTATCCTCCTCTGACAGGTGCAGCAGATGAATTCCAGCCAGGCAGGAAGCTTGAGTAAAGTTCTTGCCGGTGTTTTATTCATGCAagtctctctgcttcttcttgaAGGCTTGAAGAGGAACTACGACGACGCTCCCGACCGGGTGTCGTTCCGCTCCAAGCAGAATGTGGACTACGCCTTCTTGATCCACTACAGTGCAGGTCTGGGCCAGTACTACCTCCAGCTGGAAGATGACGTCTTTTCAGCGCAGAACTTTCTCACCACTATTCGGAGGCACATTGaggagcaaaacacaaaaaagggcACCTGGGCGATGTTGGAGTTTTCAGCCCTTGGTTACATCGGGAAACTCTACAAGTCCTCCGACCTTCCTCTTCTGGCTCgcttcctttttctcttttaccaAGAAATGCCTTGTGACTGGCTGATGTCTCATTTCCGACAGTTGATGACCCAAAGAGAGACCATCCTCTTTAAACCCTCGCTATTCCAACACATGGGCACTTTTTCGTCATTCCAGGgaacatacaacaagctaaagGATAAGAACTTTGAAGAGGGGCTGTACACCAATCCCTCAGCTGAAGtttattcaaacatttccacCTACCAGAAGAACTTCCCCAAACTGGCCTGGGCTCCCGGGGAGGGTTTCTTCTGGGGACGCTCTCCAGAAAGAGGAGATCATTTGACGGTGGTGTTCCAGGAGCCGGTGGTGGTGACGGGGATACTGGTGGAAACGGGATCAGGAGGAAAGGACCTCCTGGACTCCGGTCAGGTGGAGCTAGGCCAAGACGTACTCACTGCAGCGATAAAGAGCTGTAAAACCTTCCAGTCACTGGGAGCTTTTATGAATGGGAAATTTGAAATGCGAGAGGTAGACAAACTGCGCGGCTCTGCCTCTTCATGTCTGAGGATATCGGTGACAGCTGGGCAGAAAGACTGGGTGATCGTTCGGAAAATAAGAATCACAACGAAGTCCAGCGCATCCTGATGCCAAACGTAGCTGGTTTGTCTGTCTTCCAGCCTGACTAACATTTGACTTTCCAGTTGGAGTCAACATGCATGTTACGAAACATCGACATCGACCGTGCCTCAGTGGAGCTGCTTCCAACCTGGAGTTGTTTGACCAAAGCAAACAATGTGCAGTGATTAGATAAGCCATAGCAGATAAGCAAGCAAATCCATTTggtctttgtgtttcttattgTAGGACTCTGCAAcatttttcgttttttttatgCTCCATTTTCCTCTAAACTATGTATTTGTACCTTTTTACTTAAAGTATAAATCactttttgcaaatgttttcttgcatCACATTTTCTAGAAGGAAACCCGTGCTACCTCACACAtcaaatgtgtcattttcttgGACCAAGGCTTGTGTGCATCAGtctttatttatatgtaaaacCCTCAAATCTATCTGCTCGTAATATCTATCagagtagctgcgtttccattgactaTATgattgcgcaatttgacatatcaaaaataaatttgctgctTCAGAAATACAGGTTTATCGCCAAACATTTTGGTTAATAGAAAAccatttttttgcatcacacaagtcacatggtCAGTAAGTGGATATCACCATCGGCAGAAACCGCAAAGataacaacaggaagtagtagaaGGATAATGCAGTGCTCATGTGTAATTTTagtt
The genomic region above belongs to Xiphophorus maculatus strain JP 163 A chromosome 1, X_maculatus-5.0-male, whole genome shotgun sequence and contains:
- the LOC102218707 gene encoding alpha-1,3-mannosyl-glycoprotein 4-beta-N-acetylglucosaminyltransferase C-like; this translates as MRRRSRKKSAVLGVLLLVTVLYYFYPFEFLLTGLTRSPPKQLSWQVERLVSKESWAEQGDYLPLNVSYQLLAGTPSTQQKFLTIGMSSVKRKKGSYLVPTLQSLFSQSSPEERSSMVVVVLIADFDVRWVTSTVREINSTFASELDRGQLLAIHVTQKWYPPLTGLKRNYDDAPDRVSFRSKQNVDYAFLIHYSAGLGQYYLQLEDDVFSAQNFLTTIRRHIEEQNTKKGTWAMLEFSALGYIGKLYKSSDLPLLARFLFLFYQEMPCDWLMSHFRQLMTQRETILFKPSLFQHMGTFSSFQGTYNKLKDKNFEEGLYTNPSAEVYSNISTYQKNFPKLAWAPGEGFFWGRSPERGDHLTVVFQEPVVVTGILVETGSGGKDLLDSGQVELGQDVLTAAIKSCKTFQSLGAFMNGKFEMREVDKLRGSASSCLRISVTAGQKDWVIVRKIRITTKSSAS